In Bradyrhizobium guangdongense, the sequence TTGCGGTGATGTTGAACGAGCGGCAGGATTATTTCGGTCAGACCGTCAACATCGCCGCGCGCGTGCAGAGCCTGTCGACCGCGCAGGAGATTCACGTCACCGGCCCCGTCCTGGATGCGCCCGCGGTCGCCGAGATTCTCCAGCGGCGCGAGATCAAGCCGATCCAGAAGCAGGCGGCCTTGCGCGGCATCGCCGACAAGATGGTGGTGTACGAGATACCGTGAGGCGGCGGTCGGTGGCCGCCACACTCTCCGTCGTTGCGCTCGCAATGACGCGATGGAGGCGGCGTACGCTATCAGGATCGGATGAACCCGGTCGAGGCGCCGAGATTGCCGAAACGTAATGCGGCGCGCGGAACTGACGCACGTTGCGCCGGTTGAATTTCCTGCTCATATAATGCTGGTAACCGCGTGCTTCCCTCGCGGCGTCATCGATTTCGGTAGGATCTTATGCTCGACGGCCTGCGCCAATTCATCGCCGACATTGTTGCTCCCCAAGCCCAGGACCGTGCCTTCGGCGACAGCGATTATCGGCTGGCGGCGACTGCGCTGCTGATCCACGTGGTCTCGCTCGACGGCCAGCCGACGCCGGCCGAGCAGCGCAAGCTGCATAGTTTGATCGAAAGCCATTTCAAGCTCGATCGCGGCACCGCCGATCGGCTGATCGCCGACGCGACCCAGGTCGAGGGCGAGGCGGTCGATCTCTATCACTTCACCAGCGTCATCATGCGCTCGCTCGACGAAGAGGGCCGCAAGCGCATCGTCCAGATGATGTGGGAGCTGGTCTATGCCGACGGTCAAGTCACCGAGTTCGAGGACAACGTGGTCTGGCGCGCTTCCGACCTGCTCGGCATTTCCCAGCGCGACCGCATCGAACTGAAGCACGCAGTCGCGGACCGCGCCGTCGGTCAGGTCAAGGACAGCGCCGTCGGCGGCTGAGCCACCGGCAGGCGCGGTCATTGCCGGTTGTGCGAACCACATGACGAAACTTTAATGTAGCGTTCGCGCGGCCCGATTCCGGATTCCTCTGAGAATCCGGGGTTTTCCCCGCCTTCCCTGTTGCCCATTCAGGCAGCCATGCTGCCGGTGACGCTTGCCTGTCGCGCGCGGCCTATGCTCCAGTTCCGCCATTAAGTGGCCAAAAGACTTCAATTCAAGAGACTGCAATCGTGACTGAGCGCGTAACGTTGATCACCGGAGCCTCGGCGGGCATCGGCACGGAGCTGGCGCGTGTGTTTGCCGCGAACGGACACCGGCTCGCCCTCACGGCGCGACGTGCCGACCGGCTCGAGGCGCTCGCGAACGAGCTTGCCAGGACGTGCGGCAAGAAGCCGATCGTGATCGCCTGCGATCTCGAGCAAGCGGATGCCGGCGAACGGATCGCGGCCGCGCTCGCTGCCGAAGAGGTCGAGCTGGACAATCTCGTCAACAACGCCGGCTTCGGCGTCTTCGGCGATGCCATCGAACGCGACCGCGACGAGCAGGTCGGCATTGTCGACGTCAACGTCCGTGCACTGACCGATCTGTCGCTGCGCTTTGCCGGCCAGCTCATCAGGAACAAGGGCGGCCTGCTCAATGTCGGCTCCGTTGCCGGCTTCCTGCCCGGTCCCGGCATGGCCGTCTATTACGCTTCCAAGGCCTATGTGATCTCGTTCACCGAGGCGTTGCGCGCGGAGCTCGCGCCGCGCGGCGTTCGCGTCACCGTGCTGTGTCCGGGGCCGGTGCCGACCGAATTCCAGGAGCGCGCCGGCGTCGGCTCCGGCCATGATACCGCCATTCTCAACGTCTCCGCCGCTGAGGTTGCGCGGCAGGCTTATCGCGGCCTGATGGCCAACAAACGGGCAGTGCTGCCGGGATTTGGCATCAAGATTGTGCCGCTCGCGCTGCGTCTTTTCCCGCGCGCCTTCATCCTGTTCGCCACCAGCCGGTTCCAGCGGCGGCGGCATTGAGGAAGACGCAAGCCGTCCGTATTGGCCCGGAGCTTGCTTCAGGATCGCTGCAGTGTGCGCAAACTCACACGATGTTAACCATCGCTTAGCTATGATGGCGGCTTGAACCGATAGCACTCGCAAAAGGCCATGTCGTTTCGAACGGACAGGTTTGGTGGCGCAGAAGTGGTGCCCTTCCCAGGAAGGAGACCGAGCGCGCCCCTCTCCGAACCCAGGCTTCCGGTTCTGATCGTCCTGCACCAGGAATCCTCGACGCCCGGCCGTGTCGGCAACGCGCTGCGCGCGCTCGGCCATCGTCTCGACATCCGCAGGCCGCGCTTCGGCGATCCCCTGCCCGATACGCTCGATGCGCATGCGGGTGCCGTGATCTTCGGCGGCCCGATGAGCGCCAATGATCCGGACGACTATATCCGCCGCGAGATCGACTGGATCGAAGTTCCCCTTCGCGAGCAGCGGCCGTTCCTCGGCATTTGCCTGGGCGCGCAGATGCTGGCGATGCAGCTCGGCGCACGCGTTGCGCCGCATCCGGAGGCGCTGACCCAGATCGGCTATTACCCGATCCGCCCCACTGCGGCTGGGCGCGCGCTCTGTCCGGACTGGCCGGCGCAGGTGTATCACTGGCATCGCGAAGGCTTTCAATTGCCGCGAGGCGCCGAATTGCTGGCAGAAGGCGATGACTTTCCGGACCAGGCGTTCCGAACAGGCAATGCGTTCGGCGTGCAGTTCCATCCTGACGTGACCTACGCGATGATGCATTGCTGGACCACGCGCGGCTATGACGGCCTCAGCGCGCCGGGTGCGCGCGAGCGGCATCATCACTTCGCGGACCGTGCCGTCTATGACGCCGCCGAACGCGCCTGGCTCGATCATTTCATCGACGGCTGGCTGGTACGCCGGCCGGTGCTGGCCCAAGCGGCCGAGTAATCGCGCGCTTGCGCAGATCCTCCGCGCAAGTCCTTCCATCGCTGAATATGCTAGGCTTGCTGCCGTTGAGTGCGCGCGAACGCGTGCCGGGAGCCAAGGGAGAGCGCGATGGCCTACGAGCACATTCTCTACGAGGTGAGCGACAAGATCGCGACCATCACGCTCAATCGTCCCGATCGCATGAATGCGTGGACGCCGACCATGGAGCGTGATGTGCGCCAGGCGATGGAAACCTCGAGTGCCGATGACAATGTGCGCGTCATCGTGCTGACCGGTGCCGGCCGCGCCTTCTGCGCCGGAGCCGACATGGATGCGCTGAAGGGGCTCGATCCCAACGATGTCAGGCGCGCGACGAACCTGCCGCCCTTCGACATGAACCGCCGTCCGGACTGGCAGACGCGCTACGGCTTCTATCCGTCGATCGGAAAGCCCGTCATCGCCATGCTCAACGGCGCGACCGCCGGCATCGGACTGGTCCACGCCCTCTATTGCG encodes:
- a CDS encoding TerB family tellurite resistance protein — translated: MLDGLRQFIADIVAPQAQDRAFGDSDYRLAATALLIHVVSLDGQPTPAEQRKLHSLIESHFKLDRGTADRLIADATQVEGEAVDLYHFTSVIMRSLDEEGRKRIVQMMWELVYADGQVTEFEDNVVWRASDLLGISQRDRIELKHAVADRAVGQVKDSAVGG
- a CDS encoding SDR family NAD(P)-dependent oxidoreductase, with amino-acid sequence MTERVTLITGASAGIGTELARVFAANGHRLALTARRADRLEALANELARTCGKKPIVIACDLEQADAGERIAAALAAEEVELDNLVNNAGFGVFGDAIERDRDEQVGIVDVNVRALTDLSLRFAGQLIRNKGGLLNVGSVAGFLPGPGMAVYYASKAYVISFTEALRAELAPRGVRVTVLCPGPVPTEFQERAGVGSGHDTAILNVSAAEVARQAYRGLMANKRAVLPGFGIKIVPLALRLFPRAFILFATSRFQRRRH
- a CDS encoding glutamine amidotransferase; protein product: MSFRTDRFGGAEVVPFPGRRPSAPLSEPRLPVLIVLHQESSTPGRVGNALRALGHRLDIRRPRFGDPLPDTLDAHAGAVIFGGPMSANDPDDYIRREIDWIEVPLREQRPFLGICLGAQMLAMQLGARVAPHPEALTQIGYYPIRPTAAGRALCPDWPAQVYHWHREGFQLPRGAELLAEGDDFPDQAFRTGNAFGVQFHPDVTYAMMHCWTTRGYDGLSAPGARERHHHFADRAVYDAAERAWLDHFIDGWLVRRPVLAQAAE